tgtGTCTTCTTTGTCCTTCCCAAGGTCTCCTCCAATGCCAGTCTACAgtgttttttctgatttttcttgtTCCCCGAGCTCCCCCTGCCCCTCCCTCCATCAAAGCAGGCTTGTCCAGAGCACTGAGGTACCTCTGTTCTGTGGCTCAGGAAAAAGATGAGAACAGCAAAGAAGTTTCCAGCAGCAAACTGCTGTGATTTCTGCGTGCATGTCTGTGAGCGCTCAGGCGTTTTTCCCTGGGCGGCAGCAGCTCCGGTGTTTTCTCACCTCCTAGTGTTACGTTGCCGTGTAGAAAACGTCCCTGGTAGATCAGCCTCAGGATGTTTGGACTGCTGACTTGCTCCTCTTCCCAGTCTGACAGAAACAGATGGAAACAgatgggataaaaaaaaaaacattatggaGACAGATGAAAGGAAATATCTGCCTGTGTGTTGTATTTCTTCTCtaaatttttcaaaactttccCAGTAAATGAATTTCATATCAGCTAAGACGTACAGgttcagaaaacaacaaaccgTGCAGTCAGAGGAAACCCAACGTAAATGGAAACATGGTGACATTTACATTGTTGTTCAGAATCATAAAACAggcaaaatataattttacacatttacaaaaactaaaacatttgtgtttgtgagaggTGCTGCAGGATTGTAGAAagaaatgcagtaaaataagAGCCAAAGGTgtggatttgaaaaaaaaaaaaaactgtaagagagaaaaacagtgGAGGGAGTTTCACAGCAGCAGAGTCTGGCCACCAGATGTTTGTCTCTCGCTGAGAGGAGGGTGTTGTTGCTAACCGACTAATCTGTTGTCTGGGAGGAACATGGGGCGCTTCCCAAACAGAAGACTCTGGTTGTTGAGGAGAACTCAACATCATCTGGGAaatttgtgggatttttttgtattctaGCGTTGCAGAAAAGCAGGACGCTCCCAGCTCCGTGGGAAAATGCCACATTTGGTTAAGTTCAGGATCAGGAGTATCAAATGCTTCTATCtctggtgcagcagcagcttttaagAGGGTGGATGTTATTACTGAGATCCCACATTCCTGGATGCAATGATAATCAAGGGAAAAGGAGTTCACTTCTGTTACTTAACACCAAAGATCTACATAGATTCTCACTTACCTAGAGAGAcggacatttaaaaatagtttttgcttATACAACAGTGTGCctaattgataaaaaaaattacactgcaTCAGCAAGTTGCAGGCTTTATGAAAACATCAGATGCATAAAGCCTAATTTACGCAATGAAAACATAGTTCTACGGtcttcaaaaacagatttgagaTATAAATGTGAGAACAGGAACTAATCGTCAAACACTGCAGTAATTCTTGACCTCTGCCTACTTGCAGAAAATCTTCTATTTGAGGATTTCTTTTGTAgagcattatgtaaaatattcaaaagacaATGCGGcttgaaaagctgaaatacCCAGGTACAATGCTGCTTGTCATGTTACCAGGATTGGCTGTAATCCCAAGAGCAGAGATGAGGAAAACCTAATATTAGCTTCTGGAATAGCACTAACAGAGTTTCCACGTTTCCTTTAATGTGTATTAACAtgtatttggtgtttaaactattaaaataagaataagaaatacatttttacaaagaaaagacCAGAAGATGTGAGGGAAGGTTACGTTTGGTGCCCAGAGAGATCCTCCATCCTAACTACTGTCCTGAAcgctttttaattgttttcatctgCAACACACAAGCTTCAGCTGTTTAAACCATTTCCAATAGCTCATGAAGTGTGTTGAACTTTGGAAATATCAAAACATACTAGACTAATGTAACTGTCTTAAGCTGAAACAGTATAAAACCAGGTGATTTCACATACACtgcagttcagtttattttttgatattttggtttatttgaagTGTTGTTAAAAACACTTTTCGGAGCGCAtcctaaattaaaataagaatattgcAGCTGAGCTGCTAAAAGAAGCTGAACTGAATTGCACAGTTTAAAGGCAGCAATGCCTTATGTCATCGAGGGCTGATGACATGTTTTAAATGGCctcctgcttcaacacacctgatttAAATCATGGGTCATTAACAGGCCTTTACAGAACTTGCTGCCATGTTTACGAGGTAATTCCCATGTTTAAATCTGGTGTGTTGCAGCAAAGAAGCATCTACAACATGCAGGACAAAGACCCCTAGGGACTGGAATTAAACACCACTCAGTTAAGatttacttaaaagaaatggGAATTATAGTGGTCTTAAAGTGAGAAAAtcaaagctgtgaaaaaaagaaatacattttctctgttcTATATTTGACTTTAAGGAGCTGAACTGTAATTTACTGTTTATTGAGAGGCTTTACTGTggtgttttaagtaaattttaaGTCCAGTTGTAATAACTAaccatttttaaatcattttattatgaaatgtaTCAGTTAAGCAAAAAACAACCAGATAAACCAATCCAAAAACCAAATTAGGTTCTAGCAACAACAGATAATATGACAAGAAACCAATTTTACGTCAGATCTTTTGCTAGTTTGTCCCTCACTGAATGTTATAAAGTTGGTTCTTCTTTCCATATGAAGATAAAGGATAACATAAATTTACCAGCATCAAAATGCTACTTTTGCATCATTGGTGTGATAGCCACATAAGGCCCATTTCAAATATTATTTCTCTCAAACATTTACAGACGGTACAGTTTGCTGCTTCAAACAGACTCTAAAGCCAAACCCAACAATAACAGAGTGAAACATATTATGCGGCACATGTATCAGTACAAAAATGCAATTACGGTAATAAATAAAGGGAAAAGAAGGGGCTACTCACCCATTGGCCAGttgtcataaacatgttttgcaaTGTCTGCAGCCGAGTCGTTAGGAGAGAAGAGGAACTCTTTCGTCTTTCCACTGACCAGAATAAGCCGCAGATTTATCTGTAACACAGAGCAAAAGACACACAATGTTTTAGAAATGAGTGTAGGGTTCAATAATGCAAAcgttaaaaatgaacaacacaGTGGAAAACAGATATCTCATGCTTAATGTTGAATCGGCAGGCATACAGGTTCAAGCAAAGTAATTTAATAGGAAACAGGAGGAGGATATGGAAACCCTGTGGAGCATCCTTCCGCTGAATCAACTCCCATCTGTCTCCCAAACTTCCTCCTCCCTACTGtaactatataaatatatatattttttactttcggTTCCCAGCTTTGTCTCTTACTGGCAGCTCAACAGGTTCCCACGTAAAGCAGGAATAAGAGGGCCTGTCTGTTAGAAGATGAACATTAAAAAGTGCAGTGAGAAGTTTGCATCATCTTGAGGCAttaaagttgcatttattttgtccttttaatgatttaatgtgATTGGCGATACAAGTTCAATGACTcctaatacatatttttaatcagaaaattgAATCCACACAGTGTCAAACTCACATGCAGGCTCAGATATCCAAGTATACAACACCCTAATCTCTGGTTAAATGTCTTTTAGCAAGTTGTATCAAGGCATCAACAAGCTTCTGATATAATTATGGAAGTATATTCAACCTCATTTCTTGCCATAATTGGAagagttcatttaaaatggTTTAGATGTGTGCTTGAGATCATTTCCTTGTTGGATCACGATTAAATGGTCTGCTTACAAAGACAATCATCCACTTCTTTTTTACACTGTCTTCGTGCAATGCACTTGAGTCAATGGCAGCAAAAAGGTCCCTCAGCAGGATGCCTCCAACACCATGCTTAACAGTGGCAAGGTAGAAGCCTGACTTAGACCCATTAatacattcatccatccattttcttgcacccttgtcccttggtggggtcagaggggttgctggtgcttatctcaagctaatgttccaggtgagaggtggggccaggaattgaacccagaaccttcttgctgcaaggcaacagctctaccaactgcgccactgtgcagcccccattAATACATGTTTACCAAAtattaaatctataaataagctactttaaacagtttatttctgGTTGTACAATAAATTCATCATTAAGCTTCTGcgaccagttttttttttttatttcaatgaaaaTATATGCATTCTGACGTGGAAAGACGTTGTTGAAACAAGTTCTTAAAAGCCTAAATGTGAAAGAACATCAATGTAAACATTTGCTGTAATTGTTGCTAGTGTGTGTCAGCAGAAGCTGCTGATATGTGTCAAGGTTGTTGCAAATATCTGCTTTAATTTCCAGGGGTACTAATAATACTGCACTCCTTTTAGAAAGAAACGTTAGAGTTTCAAGTCAACTTTTGAGTGGCAACATTTCATAGTAACCCATTGTGCAGTAGTCAATACAAATTAGCTTTCTTAgcagaatttttaaattatttattctgagTAACTTCACCATAAATACGCATAAACTAGTAAATGTGCTAAGTTGTCCCTAAATGCCTCACGTTTTCacatttctcattaaaaatgcAGACGTTAACTGGGATTTCTTatattttgcatcatttatgTGCAGCATTGAGGCAGTAAACGGCCGTAACAGGAGCATTATTCACTGCTGTGTTTGCCTTTCGCTTATTTCTATATGTGCGTCTGGCCTGCGGTGCACACATGGAGAAAGCACGTGTGTCATTGTCGGCAGTGTGTTTCCATGTGCGGCGGCCTGGACGCCACACACCCCCTGCCCGGTTCACGCGCACACACAGAAACCATATACAACTTCTCCCGCACGGTGATGTAACAGGCCTAACACCGACGGATTGAAACAGAACTCTCTGTAAACACGTTGCCAAATCAGCTTATAAATTGAAGCTCGGACGAGGCAAACAGAGACGTAAACAaacccacgcacacacaaaacagattaaaacacaGCCTCTTAGTCTCTATCCACACACTGCAGTGGACAATCAATCTATAGAGCACTGATTGTCGATTTTTGTCACTGTCCAGCACGAGCTTATCTTATAATGAAAATACTTTGAGATAATTGAACAAAGTCTGATTGGCTTATTATGAGAGAAAAAGGGGAAGTGTGGGTTCAGACAGAAAATGCACAGTAGAGTCCATTTAAGTTTGaagcaaacagtttttttatgtatttgaatATAAATCTCATGCTGTTCAACAGCAGAGTTGCTCAAAAGCTCCATGTGAAATGTACAGCCATCTTTAATTATATTACTGGATTATCAGAAATAGCCAAAAGAGTTAAAGAAGAtgcagcaacaataaaaatacactaatgtTCTCTGCTGTGGgtcataaaactaaaaaaggaaagaaaaatcaaccagAAAGATAAAGCAGATTATTTATAGTGAGCTGCataagtattcatacccctgtaaattattattttattttttttacattgtatcatgtaaaaaaaaaataaaaaattaccgCAAAATTTAATCTATGTTACTGTGATTCTTTTTAGATAAACAGCAGAGCCCGTGGGAAAGCTCAGAAGCTTTTCCACGCTTCTTCATCGTCATTCGAAAAATAGAAATCATGCAGAACTGCTAACATATcaagatatttacataaacttaAGCTAATCAGAAGAgaagcctagtcaaagtccagaccggTTACTGCTCcgagatgctctccatccacaTTCGGCTGCATCTGCAGTTTAAGGTGCTAGAACTAACTAAATCCCCAAAAACACACTTAAGTCAGTGGTTGCTGTGTCAAAAAGTGATAAAAAGTTGAAGGGGTATGAAAAACTGGCACTTCGTTTGCCTACTAAGCTGTCAAAAAAAGCTGTATGAAAAATTAGACAGAATGAATAAACCCTCCTTTGCTCGCTGCTGTAGTTGGTGAAAGAAAGCTTCAACTACTAAGATGACAAAGTCGTACTTCTAAGTAACAGCTGAATGTCACAGTTGAACTATTGCCCACACTGGCACACAGAACAAAGAAAGTCACTGAAGAAGCCCTTTCACACAAAGACGCGCTCGCTTCTTCCTGACGGAACACCTGGTCGTAACCATGGCGTCACCATGGCGACAGTCGGTCGTGGGAGGCTTAACCTGATAACACCTACAGGATAGCGTCGCCAGCCCCCTCCCCAAGCCCAACACCCTTTGCTCGCTTTCCCTCGACACATGGTTCTTGCTTCCTCTCCTCGCATCCTTTCACTCGCTCCGTGTCCCTGCTTCACTCTGAAACTCACTCTGCCTCACTCCGTCAGGCTCTGAGTCTGCACAGCGTACAGTAGGGCGATGTGCAAGACTGGAATATCAAGCGGCACAGAGCTGGGCTCAGACACTTTACTCTGTCCTCGAAGCAGGCTGCACGGCAGAAACATATGTAACTAAGAATATCCTCTCTGCTGTCAGAATTACTCAACGTaggcttgtttttgtcttccctTTTCAACAGCCAgttaaatacaaacataaacgTATGCAGAGGTTTAAATCACAATTGTGATGGAGGGTGTGAGGAAGGACTGGACTTCGGTTGGGAGGAGACATGATGTAAATCGGGAGTCAGTTCTGCTGTCGTTTTCTGGATGTGATTTTTGCTTTCATCGGGTTGAATCTGAAAGTGACAGCTCCTCTCTACCACATCTATTATTGTATCCTGAACTGAATGTACCGTCCTTTGTAATGCAACATTTCCAACCTTTTATCTCATGACAGGTTACAGGCACAAACTtgattttattaggattttgtgCTATAGCCTGACagaaaataagtacattttgtAAGACAAATATTACGTAGCTATAGGATaatagacatttaaaaactatgttttgtatattttgccaCTCTTGAGCGTAAAAATGACTATAACTACctattttaatacttaaaacaccaaaatacactttaaaatgtattataatgCACAGTGGTAGAAACTAACATTGACCTTCTCCTTATCTTGGCTCTTTGggttacagccaatcagcatcaaggaaaatgaatggtgcttctggattggctgctttgcaaacaccagtcAGTAGCGCGTCAAGCAGCATTGTGCCTGGATATCTCAGCTTCCCAAGCCGCTTTgtcttttgattattttattatttactctatgaaagaaaaagaaaacttttgtcaGCAAATACATTTGTAGCCACACTGGCGAGTCTCTGCTGTACTTctataaaatttcaataaactgCAGGTTTAaagttgtaacatgacaaagtgaAGCGATCAGAGTATTAATACCTTTGCCTGGCATTGTGCTTCACTTAAGCTactcttcctctccttcctccatcTCTCCCTGAGGGTCACTGCGCCTTCTTCCTGGATTCTCCTCAGTAAACGGGCCGGTAATGAGGTTTCAAAGCAGCCCAAGGAAGGATATTCAATTAGAATCTATTTTCTCCAACAAATACACAAGCTCCGAGTATTGGGTAGGGCACCACTTCATGCTTCAACACATGCATATCTACAGACAAAATGCTAATTGCGCATGAATGTCAGCCATATGTCAAGTGCACGCTCCACTGCTTTGCAGAGTTCGTGGAGGGTTTTAAAGAAGGGGGAACAGAGTGTGTACTTCTCTGTTGCAATGTGAGGATGTGAAAGTGTCTGCAGCTGTAAACTGTCAGAATGCTGAAACTTTGCGTTGTTCTCCATTCCTGATTCTGAAACCATAAGAGCAAAAAAGCACGTAGTCTGTACCGGGAAAGCTGATGACGCGGATCAAAGGTCTGCAGACCCCTAACTGTGTAGCATTCAGATACAACGCAACGATGTCTCTTGGAGCGCCACACCGTGTGAACATGGAAAGCAAGCGAGTCCCTCTTCTGCTAAACACTGTTTGCAAAAAGAGGAGAGCAGGAAATTCAATGCTGCCTGTAATTATTGCAGCCCAACTACAGCTCTCAACTCTTTCTCGAGGCAACAGATTGTGTGTATCCGTGGGCCTCTGTTTACAAGAGCATTAAGGAGTATTGCTGCTCTTTAGACACTCTGCAGCAGTCAACAAATTATAGAGTGGGAAGCCTTCCTGTGGGAATATATTAGAGCGGCCTAAGCAGTGAGCTTGGATGGCTAACTGTATGAATGAACTTAAGAGCGAAGGAGTTGTTATAAGTGAGCAGCTGGATTCACTTGCACATCAGATTTGGAGACTATTAGGGAGTAAACGGAAATGTAGCATGATGTAGGTAAACCTGAGCATGTAATTGGCACTTTTTGTTGTCTGGCACTGACGCAAAGCTGTTAGCACTGCTTAATAACGGCAAACAATATTAAGCCGCTTGTGTGACAAAGTGTGAACAAACAGTGGTGAAAGAAAAGAGCATCCAGCTTGGCATTCTGTATACTGTAATAACTCGCCACCATTCACGAATAAAGTGGGATGAAGGGAGTCGTtcctttaattaaaaacacattagaaGGCACATTATTATCTTTAAAGACTTATTGTAAAACCTCAGAATCAGCAGCTTCGCTTTCTCAGAAGTTAAAATTGTAAGCATCCTTAAGGGAAGAAGacttttgattagttttaattaaataacaggTTCTCTTTTTGTTTATGTTCTCTTCCTTTTGCACACGTACTTACAGAGGGGTTATGCAACAGCGGCTGAATGataaaatagaagaaacaaAGCTTCAGGCAAGGATTTGTACTCTCAGAGCCTCTCTGGGTAGGAGCGTGTGTCTGGCAGCGTTGTGGGGAATGCGTTGctccatcagtttttaaattagcttCACAAGGCTCATCTTTGTTCCTCCATTAAA
The DNA window shown above is from Poecilia reticulata strain Guanapo linkage group LG14, Guppy_female_1.0+MT, whole genome shotgun sequence and carries:
- the ubl3a gene encoding ubiquitin-like protein 3a, encoding MSGSTSADMINLRLILVSGKTKEFLFSPNDSAADIAKHVYDNWPMDWEEEQVSSPNILRLIYQGRFLHGNVTLGALKLPLGRSTVMHLVARETLPEPNSQGQRNREKTGESNCCVIL